A single window of Athene noctua chromosome 1, bAthNoc1.hap1.1, whole genome shotgun sequence DNA harbors:
- the MTLN gene encoding mitoregulin, protein MGLEALRPRVVRWALLGAFAAGVLVGWQAARARRRFLRWRQRRLQRRLAAAQEQLEAA, encoded by the coding sequence ATGGGGCTGGAGGCGCTGCGGCCGCGGGTCGTTCGCTGGGCGCTGCTGGGCGCTTTCGCGGCCGGGGTGCTGGTGGGCTGGCAGGCCGCCCGTGCCCGCCGCCGCTTCCTCCGCTGGCGCCAGCGCCGCCTCCAGCGCCGCCTCGCCGCCGCCCAGGAGCAGCTAGAGGCGGCGTGA
- the LOC141959428 gene encoding two pore channel protein 2-like isoform X2, translating to MAEAASQDLLLAAAFVSDAQYNRNIPFKTSPEAVRLYYLYNHWIMRTATYFFIFLNLSLAVFEEPAVYPLPFLVTSVVEVLCLVVFFGRLTHFAKVTLRNMFWKDTKNICIMVAILLSLTDLAIYGVLRMYDVRSIRWSRIVRPIFLINFAESRQIRRAFRSIRNTLPEITYVFLLFMFSLLMFSLMALKLFGERNLQTAEGLPYFRNYLEIVFDLYVLVTTANSPDVMMPAFDFSSWYALFFIAFVIVNTYIFMSLFLAVVYNNYKKHLKNEIRKLAYMKHCKMIEAFNILKEEEGAQFVVREAQWKQLVKLVAPDISNSHRELLLRISDDEQKGFIDKKSFVQLADLLNIQVITLKIRSHPLGQWMPGVYKSALSRFLRSMVRHRGFVWTYDVIILINAIFIALDEETPYISYAEWVFLALYIIEILLKVYTYEPRAFFGKNQFWNWFDTLIIFAALTATILNTTLRSTTKYNSQQILDIVFILRVLRLIRIVDSIQRFRVIMNTLINIVPTMLTFGGLTLVVYCVFAIIGMELFHGKIQFFPANSNAPHSLECGNTALKDSLFARAKYCKNNFNNFASSFIVLMELTVVNQWHVFANGFANVTVQPAKLYFIAFHIVMVIIIVNIFVSFILEAFFVEYSLEKSEVETAIERKIQELGMGVQEDELQDEHLLDNMESAEHDLEGEGGTKPQSKGLVFKIASKPSFPVFYLIFCACLSSVASL from the exons ATGGCGGAGGCGGCTTCGCAG GATCTGCTGCTGGCAGCGGCGTTTGTCTCCGATGCGCAGTACAACAGAAACATTCCTTTTAAGACCTCCCCGGAGGCAGTCAG GCTTTATTATCTCTATAACCACTGGATTATGCGAACAGCCACCTACTTCTTCATCTTTCTCAACCTGTCCCTTGCGGTGTTTGAAGAACCTGCTGTGTATCCGCTCCCCTTCCTG gTCACCTCTGTGGTTGAAGTGTTGTGTCTTGTGGTGTTCTTTGGCCGACTGACACATTTTGCAAAAGTCACCCTTCGCAACATGTTCTGGAAGGATACCAAGAATATCTGCATCATGGTTGCAATCCTG TTATCCCTAACAGACTTGGCCATATATGGGGTCCTCAGGATGTATGATGTGAGGAGCATTCGATGGTCAAGAATTGTGAGGCCCATCTTTCTGATCAACTTTGCAGAGAGTCGCCAG ATTCGAAGAGCCTTCCGCAGCATCCGCAACACACTGCCAGAGATCACCTATGTCTTCTTGCTCTTCATGTTTAGCCTTCTCATGTTCTCCCTCATGGCCTTGAAGCTGTTCGGTGAGAG GAATCTTCAGACAGCAGAAGGCTTGCCATATTTCAGAAACTACTTAGAAATTGTCTTTGACCTCTATGTGCTGGTGACGACAGCAAACAGCCCGGATGTTAT GATGCCGGCATTTGACTTCAGCTCATGGTATGCCCTGTTTTTCATTGCCTTTGTCATCGTCAACACTTATATCTTCATGTCTCTCTTCCTGGCTGTTGTGTACAACAACTACAAAAAACACCTGAAG AATGAGATCCGTAAGCTTGCTTACATGAAGCACTGCAAGATGATAGAGGCCTTCAACATCctgaaggaagaggagggagcacAGTTTGTGGTTAGAGAGGCCCAGTGGAAGCAGCTTGTCAAGCTGGTGGCTCCTGATATCAGCAACTCCCACCGAGAGCTACTGCTACGCATCTCGGATGACGAGCAGAAGGGTTTCATAG ACAAGAAGTCCTTTGTACAGCTGGCAGATCTCCTCAACATCCAAGTGATTACCCTGAAAATACGCAGCCATCCACTGGGGCAATGGATGCCTGGTGTATACAAGTCAGCCCTGAGTCGGTTCCTGCGCAGCATGGTTAGGCACAG ggGATTTGTTTGGACTTATGATGTGATCATTCTAATAAATGCCATCTTCATTGCTCTGGATGAGGAAACCCCTTATATTTCTTATGCAGAGTGGGTCTTCCTTGCTTTGTATATAATTGAGATACTCCTGAAAGTGTACACTTACGAACCAAGGGCGTTCTTTGGCAAAAATCAGTTCTGGAACTG GTTTGATACTCTCATCATCTTTGCTGCCTTGACTGCAACGATACTCAATACCACCCTGAGATCGA CCACGAAGTACAACAGCCAACAGATCCTGGACATTGTCTTTATCTTAAGGGTCCTCAGGCTAATAAGGATTGTTGACAGCATTCAAAG GTTCCGGGTCATCATGAACACACTGATAAACATCGTACCAACAATGTTGACATTTGGTGGGCTGACTCTG GTTGTGTACTGTGTATTTGCTATTATTGGCATGGAGTTATTCCATGGGAAAATCCAGTTCTTCCCTGCAAACTCAAACGCTCCTCATTCCCTGGAATGCGGAAACACAGCTCTCAAGGATTCTCTGTTTGCCCGTGCCAAATACTGCAAGAACAACTTCAACAACTTTGCCTCTTCCTTCATTGTCCTGATGGAGCTCACTGTAGTCAATCAGTGGCATG TTTTTGCCAATGGATTTGCCAATGTGACGGTTCAGCCTGCGAAGCTGTATTTCATTGCCTTCCACATTGTGATGGTGATAATTATTGTCAA TATCTTTGTGTCGTTCATTTTGGAAGCTTTCTTTGTGGAGTATTCCCTTGAGAAGAGTGAAGTAGAAACAGCCATTGAACGGAAAATCCAGGAGCTGGGAATGGGAGTTCAAGA GGATGAGCTCCAAGATGAACATCTCCTTGATAACATGGAGAGTGCTGAGCATGACCTCGAGGGGGAAGGTGGAACAAAGCCACAGTCTAAAGGGCTGGTGTTTAAAATTGCCTCCAAAC cttcttttcctgtcttttatctCATCTTCTGTGCATGCTTGTCTTCAGTAGCCAGTCTGTGA
- the LOC141959428 gene encoding two pore channel protein 2-like isoform X3 — protein sequence MAEAASQDLLLAAAFVSDAQYNRNIPFKTSPEAVRLYYLYNHWIMRTATYFFIFLNLSLAVFEEPAVYPLPFLVTSVVEVLCLVVFFGRLTHFAKVTLRNMFWKDTKNICIMVAILLSLTDLAIYGVLRMYDVRSIRWSRIVRPIFLINFAESRQIRRAFRSIRNTLPEITYVFLLFMFSLLMFSLMALKLFGERNLQTAEGLPYFRNYLEIVFDLYVLVTTANSPDVMMPAFDFSSWYALFFIAFVIVNTYIFMSLFLAVVYNNYKKHLKNEIRKLAYMKHCKMIEAFNILKEEEGAQFVVREAQWKQLVKLVAPDISNSHRELLLRISDDEQKGFIDKKSFVQLADLLNIQVITLKIRSHPLGQWMPGVYKSALSRFLRSMVRHRGFVWTYDVIILINAIFIALDEETPYISYAEWVFLALYIIEILLKVYTYEPRAFFGKNQFWNWFDTLIIFAALTATILNTTLRSTTKYNSQQILDIVFILRVLRLIRIVDSIQRFRVIMNTLINIVPTMLTFGGLTLVVYCVFAIIGMELFHGKIQFFPANSNAPHSLECGNTALKDSLFARAKYCKNNFNNFASSFIVLMELTVVNQWHVFANGFANVTVQPAKLYFIAFHIVMVIIIVNIFVSFILEAFFVEYSLEKSEVETAIERKIQELGMGVQEDELQDEHLLDNMESAEHDLEGEGGTKPQSKGLVFKIASKLASL from the exons ATGGCGGAGGCGGCTTCGCAG GATCTGCTGCTGGCAGCGGCGTTTGTCTCCGATGCGCAGTACAACAGAAACATTCCTTTTAAGACCTCCCCGGAGGCAGTCAG GCTTTATTATCTCTATAACCACTGGATTATGCGAACAGCCACCTACTTCTTCATCTTTCTCAACCTGTCCCTTGCGGTGTTTGAAGAACCTGCTGTGTATCCGCTCCCCTTCCTG gTCACCTCTGTGGTTGAAGTGTTGTGTCTTGTGGTGTTCTTTGGCCGACTGACACATTTTGCAAAAGTCACCCTTCGCAACATGTTCTGGAAGGATACCAAGAATATCTGCATCATGGTTGCAATCCTG TTATCCCTAACAGACTTGGCCATATATGGGGTCCTCAGGATGTATGATGTGAGGAGCATTCGATGGTCAAGAATTGTGAGGCCCATCTTTCTGATCAACTTTGCAGAGAGTCGCCAG ATTCGAAGAGCCTTCCGCAGCATCCGCAACACACTGCCAGAGATCACCTATGTCTTCTTGCTCTTCATGTTTAGCCTTCTCATGTTCTCCCTCATGGCCTTGAAGCTGTTCGGTGAGAG GAATCTTCAGACAGCAGAAGGCTTGCCATATTTCAGAAACTACTTAGAAATTGTCTTTGACCTCTATGTGCTGGTGACGACAGCAAACAGCCCGGATGTTAT GATGCCGGCATTTGACTTCAGCTCATGGTATGCCCTGTTTTTCATTGCCTTTGTCATCGTCAACACTTATATCTTCATGTCTCTCTTCCTGGCTGTTGTGTACAACAACTACAAAAAACACCTGAAG AATGAGATCCGTAAGCTTGCTTACATGAAGCACTGCAAGATGATAGAGGCCTTCAACATCctgaaggaagaggagggagcacAGTTTGTGGTTAGAGAGGCCCAGTGGAAGCAGCTTGTCAAGCTGGTGGCTCCTGATATCAGCAACTCCCACCGAGAGCTACTGCTACGCATCTCGGATGACGAGCAGAAGGGTTTCATAG ACAAGAAGTCCTTTGTACAGCTGGCAGATCTCCTCAACATCCAAGTGATTACCCTGAAAATACGCAGCCATCCACTGGGGCAATGGATGCCTGGTGTATACAAGTCAGCCCTGAGTCGGTTCCTGCGCAGCATGGTTAGGCACAG ggGATTTGTTTGGACTTATGATGTGATCATTCTAATAAATGCCATCTTCATTGCTCTGGATGAGGAAACCCCTTATATTTCTTATGCAGAGTGGGTCTTCCTTGCTTTGTATATAATTGAGATACTCCTGAAAGTGTACACTTACGAACCAAGGGCGTTCTTTGGCAAAAATCAGTTCTGGAACTG GTTTGATACTCTCATCATCTTTGCTGCCTTGACTGCAACGATACTCAATACCACCCTGAGATCGA CCACGAAGTACAACAGCCAACAGATCCTGGACATTGTCTTTATCTTAAGGGTCCTCAGGCTAATAAGGATTGTTGACAGCATTCAAAG GTTCCGGGTCATCATGAACACACTGATAAACATCGTACCAACAATGTTGACATTTGGTGGGCTGACTCTG GTTGTGTACTGTGTATTTGCTATTATTGGCATGGAGTTATTCCATGGGAAAATCCAGTTCTTCCCTGCAAACTCAAACGCTCCTCATTCCCTGGAATGCGGAAACACAGCTCTCAAGGATTCTCTGTTTGCCCGTGCCAAATACTGCAAGAACAACTTCAACAACTTTGCCTCTTCCTTCATTGTCCTGATGGAGCTCACTGTAGTCAATCAGTGGCATG TTTTTGCCAATGGATTTGCCAATGTGACGGTTCAGCCTGCGAAGCTGTATTTCATTGCCTTCCACATTGTGATGGTGATAATTATTGTCAA TATCTTTGTGTCGTTCATTTTGGAAGCTTTCTTTGTGGAGTATTCCCTTGAGAAGAGTGAAGTAGAAACAGCCATTGAACGGAAAATCCAGGAGCTGGGAATGGGAGTTCAAGA GGATGAGCTCCAAGATGAACATCTCCTTGATAACATGGAGAGTGCTGAGCATGACCTCGAGGGGGAAGGTGGAACAAAGCCACAGTCTAAAGGGCTGGTGTTTAAAATTGCCTCCAAAC TAGCCAGTCTGTGA
- the LOC141959428 gene encoding two pore channel protein 2-like isoform X4, whose translation MAEAASQDLLLAAAFVSDAQYNRNIPFKTSPEAVRLYYLYNHWIMRTATYFFIFLNLSLAVFEEPAVYPLPFLVTSVVEVLCLVVFFGRLTHFAKVTLRNMFWKDTKNICIMVAILLSLTDLAIYGVLRMYDVRSIRWSRIVRPIFLINFAESRQIRRAFRSIRNTLPEITYVFLLFMFSLLMFSLMALKLFGERNLQTAEGLPYFRNYLEIVFDLYVLVTTANSPDVMMPAFDFSSWYALFFIAFVIVNTYIFMSLFLAVVYNNYKKHLKNEIRKLAYMKHCKMIEAFNILKEEEGAQFVVREAQWKQLVKLVAPDISNSHRELLLRISDDEQKGFIDKKSFVQLADLLNIQVITLKIRSHPLGQWMPGVYKSALSRFLRSMVRHRGFVWTYDVIILINAIFIALDEETPYISYAEWVFLALYIIEILLKVYTYEPRAFFGKNQFWNWFDTLIIFAALTATILNTTLRSTTKYNSQQILDIVFILRVLRLIRIVDSIQRFRVIMNTLINIVPTMLTFGGLTLVVYCVFAIIGMELFHGKIQFFPANSNAPHSLECGNTALKDSLFARAKYCKNNFNNFASSFIVLMELTVVNQWHVFANGFANVTVQPAKLYFIAFHIVMVIIIVNIFVSFILEAFFVEYSLEKSEVETAIERKIQELGMGVQEDELQDEHLLDNMESAEHDLEGEGGTKPQSKGLVFKIASKPSL comes from the exons ATGGCGGAGGCGGCTTCGCAG GATCTGCTGCTGGCAGCGGCGTTTGTCTCCGATGCGCAGTACAACAGAAACATTCCTTTTAAGACCTCCCCGGAGGCAGTCAG GCTTTATTATCTCTATAACCACTGGATTATGCGAACAGCCACCTACTTCTTCATCTTTCTCAACCTGTCCCTTGCGGTGTTTGAAGAACCTGCTGTGTATCCGCTCCCCTTCCTG gTCACCTCTGTGGTTGAAGTGTTGTGTCTTGTGGTGTTCTTTGGCCGACTGACACATTTTGCAAAAGTCACCCTTCGCAACATGTTCTGGAAGGATACCAAGAATATCTGCATCATGGTTGCAATCCTG TTATCCCTAACAGACTTGGCCATATATGGGGTCCTCAGGATGTATGATGTGAGGAGCATTCGATGGTCAAGAATTGTGAGGCCCATCTTTCTGATCAACTTTGCAGAGAGTCGCCAG ATTCGAAGAGCCTTCCGCAGCATCCGCAACACACTGCCAGAGATCACCTATGTCTTCTTGCTCTTCATGTTTAGCCTTCTCATGTTCTCCCTCATGGCCTTGAAGCTGTTCGGTGAGAG GAATCTTCAGACAGCAGAAGGCTTGCCATATTTCAGAAACTACTTAGAAATTGTCTTTGACCTCTATGTGCTGGTGACGACAGCAAACAGCCCGGATGTTAT GATGCCGGCATTTGACTTCAGCTCATGGTATGCCCTGTTTTTCATTGCCTTTGTCATCGTCAACACTTATATCTTCATGTCTCTCTTCCTGGCTGTTGTGTACAACAACTACAAAAAACACCTGAAG AATGAGATCCGTAAGCTTGCTTACATGAAGCACTGCAAGATGATAGAGGCCTTCAACATCctgaaggaagaggagggagcacAGTTTGTGGTTAGAGAGGCCCAGTGGAAGCAGCTTGTCAAGCTGGTGGCTCCTGATATCAGCAACTCCCACCGAGAGCTACTGCTACGCATCTCGGATGACGAGCAGAAGGGTTTCATAG ACAAGAAGTCCTTTGTACAGCTGGCAGATCTCCTCAACATCCAAGTGATTACCCTGAAAATACGCAGCCATCCACTGGGGCAATGGATGCCTGGTGTATACAAGTCAGCCCTGAGTCGGTTCCTGCGCAGCATGGTTAGGCACAG ggGATTTGTTTGGACTTATGATGTGATCATTCTAATAAATGCCATCTTCATTGCTCTGGATGAGGAAACCCCTTATATTTCTTATGCAGAGTGGGTCTTCCTTGCTTTGTATATAATTGAGATACTCCTGAAAGTGTACACTTACGAACCAAGGGCGTTCTTTGGCAAAAATCAGTTCTGGAACTG GTTTGATACTCTCATCATCTTTGCTGCCTTGACTGCAACGATACTCAATACCACCCTGAGATCGA CCACGAAGTACAACAGCCAACAGATCCTGGACATTGTCTTTATCTTAAGGGTCCTCAGGCTAATAAGGATTGTTGACAGCATTCAAAG GTTCCGGGTCATCATGAACACACTGATAAACATCGTACCAACAATGTTGACATTTGGTGGGCTGACTCTG GTTGTGTACTGTGTATTTGCTATTATTGGCATGGAGTTATTCCATGGGAAAATCCAGTTCTTCCCTGCAAACTCAAACGCTCCTCATTCCCTGGAATGCGGAAACACAGCTCTCAAGGATTCTCTGTTTGCCCGTGCCAAATACTGCAAGAACAACTTCAACAACTTTGCCTCTTCCTTCATTGTCCTGATGGAGCTCACTGTAGTCAATCAGTGGCATG TTTTTGCCAATGGATTTGCCAATGTGACGGTTCAGCCTGCGAAGCTGTATTTCATTGCCTTCCACATTGTGATGGTGATAATTATTGTCAA TATCTTTGTGTCGTTCATTTTGGAAGCTTTCTTTGTGGAGTATTCCCTTGAGAAGAGTGAAGTAGAAACAGCCATTGAACGGAAAATCCAGGAGCTGGGAATGGGAGTTCAAGA GGATGAGCTCCAAGATGAACATCTCCTTGATAACATGGAGAGTGCTGAGCATGACCTCGAGGGGGAAGGTGGAACAAAGCCACAGTCTAAAGGGCTGGTGTTTAAAATTGCCTCCAAAC CCAGTCTGTGA
- the LOC141959428 gene encoding two pore channel protein 2-like isoform X1, which produces MAEAASQDLLLAAAFVSDAQYNRNIPFKTSPEAVRLYYLYNHWIMRTATYFFIFLNLSLAVFEEPAVYPLPFLVTSVVEVLCLVVFFGRLTHFAKVTLRNMFWKDTKNICIMVAILLSLTDLAIYGVLRMYDVRSIRWSRIVRPIFLINFAESRQIRRAFRSIRNTLPEITYVFLLFMFSLLMFSLMALKLFGERNLQTAEGLPYFRNYLEIVFDLYVLVTTANSPDVMMPAFDFSSWYALFFIAFVIVNTYIFMSLFLAVVYNNYKKHLKNEIRKLAYMKHCKMIEAFNILKEEEGAQFVVREAQWKQLVKLVAPDISNSHRELLLRISDDEQKGFIDKKSFVQLADLLNIQVITLKIRSHPLGQWMPGVYKSALSRFLRSMVRHRGFVWTYDVIILINAIFIALDEETPYISYAEWVFLALYIIEILLKVYTYEPRAFFGKNQFWNWFDTLIIFAALTATILNTTLRSTTKYNSQQILDIVFILRVLRLIRIVDSIQRFRVIMNTLINIVPTMLTFGGLTLVVYCVFAIIGMELFHGKIQFFPANSNAPHSLECGNTALKDSLFARAKYCKNNFNNFASSFIVLMELTVVNQWHVFANGFANVTVQPAKLYFIAFHIVMVIIIVNIFVSFILEAFFVEYSLEKSEVETAIERKIQELGMGVQEDELQDEHLLDNMESAEHDLEGEGGTKPQSKGLVFKIASKRYRTVDSLLQRMFEAEIHLEDEGPSFEEFLNMSSTAAVRSNVTSESAA; this is translated from the exons ATGGCGGAGGCGGCTTCGCAG GATCTGCTGCTGGCAGCGGCGTTTGTCTCCGATGCGCAGTACAACAGAAACATTCCTTTTAAGACCTCCCCGGAGGCAGTCAG GCTTTATTATCTCTATAACCACTGGATTATGCGAACAGCCACCTACTTCTTCATCTTTCTCAACCTGTCCCTTGCGGTGTTTGAAGAACCTGCTGTGTATCCGCTCCCCTTCCTG gTCACCTCTGTGGTTGAAGTGTTGTGTCTTGTGGTGTTCTTTGGCCGACTGACACATTTTGCAAAAGTCACCCTTCGCAACATGTTCTGGAAGGATACCAAGAATATCTGCATCATGGTTGCAATCCTG TTATCCCTAACAGACTTGGCCATATATGGGGTCCTCAGGATGTATGATGTGAGGAGCATTCGATGGTCAAGAATTGTGAGGCCCATCTTTCTGATCAACTTTGCAGAGAGTCGCCAG ATTCGAAGAGCCTTCCGCAGCATCCGCAACACACTGCCAGAGATCACCTATGTCTTCTTGCTCTTCATGTTTAGCCTTCTCATGTTCTCCCTCATGGCCTTGAAGCTGTTCGGTGAGAG GAATCTTCAGACAGCAGAAGGCTTGCCATATTTCAGAAACTACTTAGAAATTGTCTTTGACCTCTATGTGCTGGTGACGACAGCAAACAGCCCGGATGTTAT GATGCCGGCATTTGACTTCAGCTCATGGTATGCCCTGTTTTTCATTGCCTTTGTCATCGTCAACACTTATATCTTCATGTCTCTCTTCCTGGCTGTTGTGTACAACAACTACAAAAAACACCTGAAG AATGAGATCCGTAAGCTTGCTTACATGAAGCACTGCAAGATGATAGAGGCCTTCAACATCctgaaggaagaggagggagcacAGTTTGTGGTTAGAGAGGCCCAGTGGAAGCAGCTTGTCAAGCTGGTGGCTCCTGATATCAGCAACTCCCACCGAGAGCTACTGCTACGCATCTCGGATGACGAGCAGAAGGGTTTCATAG ACAAGAAGTCCTTTGTACAGCTGGCAGATCTCCTCAACATCCAAGTGATTACCCTGAAAATACGCAGCCATCCACTGGGGCAATGGATGCCTGGTGTATACAAGTCAGCCCTGAGTCGGTTCCTGCGCAGCATGGTTAGGCACAG ggGATTTGTTTGGACTTATGATGTGATCATTCTAATAAATGCCATCTTCATTGCTCTGGATGAGGAAACCCCTTATATTTCTTATGCAGAGTGGGTCTTCCTTGCTTTGTATATAATTGAGATACTCCTGAAAGTGTACACTTACGAACCAAGGGCGTTCTTTGGCAAAAATCAGTTCTGGAACTG GTTTGATACTCTCATCATCTTTGCTGCCTTGACTGCAACGATACTCAATACCACCCTGAGATCGA CCACGAAGTACAACAGCCAACAGATCCTGGACATTGTCTTTATCTTAAGGGTCCTCAGGCTAATAAGGATTGTTGACAGCATTCAAAG GTTCCGGGTCATCATGAACACACTGATAAACATCGTACCAACAATGTTGACATTTGGTGGGCTGACTCTG GTTGTGTACTGTGTATTTGCTATTATTGGCATGGAGTTATTCCATGGGAAAATCCAGTTCTTCCCTGCAAACTCAAACGCTCCTCATTCCCTGGAATGCGGAAACACAGCTCTCAAGGATTCTCTGTTTGCCCGTGCCAAATACTGCAAGAACAACTTCAACAACTTTGCCTCTTCCTTCATTGTCCTGATGGAGCTCACTGTAGTCAATCAGTGGCATG TTTTTGCCAATGGATTTGCCAATGTGACGGTTCAGCCTGCGAAGCTGTATTTCATTGCCTTCCACATTGTGATGGTGATAATTATTGTCAA TATCTTTGTGTCGTTCATTTTGGAAGCTTTCTTTGTGGAGTATTCCCTTGAGAAGAGTGAAGTAGAAACAGCCATTGAACGGAAAATCCAGGAGCTGGGAATGGGAGTTCAAGA GGATGAGCTCCAAGATGAACATCTCCTTGATAACATGGAGAGTGCTGAGCATGACCTCGAGGGGGAAGGTGGAACAAAGCCACAGTCTAAAGGGCTGGTGTTTAAAATTGCCTCCAAAC GGTACAGGACAGTTGACTCTCTGCTCCAGCGTATGTTTGAGGCAGAGATACACCTTGAGGATGAAGGCCCTTCATTTGAAGAGTTCTTAAACATGTCCTCTACTGCTGCTGTACGCAGTAATGTGACTTCTGAGAGTGCCGCATAA